The Halobacterium sp. CBA1132 genome has a segment encoding these proteins:
- a CDS encoding TrkA family potassium uptake protein, with the protein MKRSLDTPLRAVVRRQLLRQLLRPVAAFAVVVAAGVAGFSSLGGIGAVDALFWLLDPTSIELHFRAHDGPETLVKAYAVVVLSGLVVAGLWIGETVLSAAFGGQIQTELKHMHIEQAVADLRGHVIICGYGTFGKTIARALHDTDREVVVIESQDAEFQRALDDDLLAIQGDARREETLTDAGVERAGVVVGAIDDSNANIQIAMNTSQIAPTVRLVVRVGDDTYEQLARRAGADRVIIPEVASAEQVTSTL; encoded by the coding sequence GTGAAGCGCTCGCTCGACACGCCGTTGCGGGCCGTCGTCCGCCGCCAACTCCTCCGGCAGCTACTCCGCCCCGTCGCCGCCTTCGCCGTGGTCGTCGCCGCCGGCGTCGCGGGATTCAGTTCGCTGGGCGGCATCGGCGCGGTGGACGCGCTGTTCTGGCTGCTCGACCCCACGAGCATCGAACTCCACTTTCGAGCCCACGACGGCCCCGAGACGCTCGTGAAGGCCTACGCCGTGGTCGTTCTCTCCGGGCTCGTCGTCGCCGGCCTCTGGATCGGCGAGACGGTGCTGTCGGCCGCGTTCGGCGGCCAAATCCAGACGGAACTCAAACACATGCACATCGAACAAGCAGTCGCGGACCTCCGCGGCCACGTCATCATCTGCGGGTACGGCACGTTCGGGAAGACCATCGCGCGGGCGCTCCACGACACCGACCGGGAGGTCGTCGTCATCGAGTCACAGGACGCGGAGTTCCAGCGCGCGCTCGACGACGACCTGCTCGCGATTCAAGGCGACGCCCGGCGCGAGGAGACGCTGACCGACGCCGGCGTCGAACGCGCGGGCGTCGTCGTCGGCGCCATCGACGACTCGAACGCGAACATCCAGATTGCGATGAACACCAGTCAAATCGCGCCCACCGTCCGCCTCGTCGTGCGCGTCGGCGACGACACCTACGAGCAACTCGCGCGCCGCGCCGGCGCCGACCGCGTCATCATCCCCGAAGTCGCGAGCGCCGAACAAGTCACGTCGACGCTCTAG
- a CDS encoding NAD(P)-dependent oxidoreductase, whose translation MDVLLLGASGRIGHRIANELLDRGHTVTGVSRSGDVEGIDDTDFEAVAGDATNAIDVADLAEGHDAVASALGPSENEDVTVLVEMAEAVVEGMRDAGVDRLVWTGGAGGLRVGPDTRLIETEDFPEEWKPVARAAIEAYDVFEAADDLDWTYVAPAALIEPGERTGEYRTADGELVADEDGESYISMEDFAVAFVDELESGEAVHTYLGTGY comes from the coding sequence ATGGACGTACTCTTGCTCGGCGCGAGCGGCCGTATCGGCCATCGAATCGCGAACGAACTCCTCGACCGCGGGCACACGGTCACCGGCGTCTCCCGGAGCGGCGACGTCGAGGGCATCGACGACACCGACTTCGAGGCAGTCGCCGGCGACGCGACCAACGCTATCGACGTTGCGGACCTCGCAGAGGGCCACGACGCCGTCGCGTCCGCGCTCGGCCCCAGCGAGAACGAGGACGTGACGGTACTCGTCGAGATGGCGGAAGCCGTCGTCGAGGGGATGCGCGACGCGGGCGTCGACCGCCTCGTGTGGACGGGCGGCGCTGGCGGCCTCCGCGTCGGCCCCGACACGCGCCTCATCGAGACCGAGGACTTCCCCGAGGAGTGGAAGCCGGTGGCGCGCGCGGCAATCGAAGCCTACGACGTGTTCGAGGCGGCCGACGACCTCGACTGGACGTACGTCGCGCCCGCGGCGCTCATCGAACCCGGCGAGCGCACGGGCGAGTATCGGACTGCGGACGGCGAACTCGTCGCCGACGAGGACGGCGAGAGCTACATCTCGATGGAGGACTTCGCGGTGGCGTTCGTCGACGAACTGGAGTCCGGCGAGGCGGTCCACACCTACCTCGGCACCGGCTACTAG
- a CDS encoding NADPH:quinone reductase — MRAVRLQEHGEPDVMRVEDVDRPSPDAGELLVEVAAAGVNPVDTYFRDGSYEPVGLPFTPGVDYAGTVAEVGQGVEDFAVGDRVYGTGIGNAGYQGAYAEYATVPTDRTVALPDGADAVEAGAAGVAAVTSWRALVDHAALDPAEYALVHGGSGGVGHAAVQIADAVSARVLTTARPEYHDEVAALGADAVLGYARDDLEDAVLSASEGGVDVVLDHRLDDYLQFDANVAAQNARVIGIGENSPDPGFTDDGAARSKDVTYQFMSMFNTPDLRVPLRGVAHLMATDELSIELARTYDLDEAADAHRDVLAESYFGKLVVTP; from the coding sequence ATGCGAGCAGTCCGCTTACAGGAACACGGCGAACCGGACGTGATGCGCGTCGAAGATGTCGACCGACCGTCCCCCGATGCGGGGGAACTCCTCGTGGAAGTCGCGGCCGCGGGCGTCAACCCCGTGGACACGTACTTCCGCGACGGGTCCTACGAGCCGGTCGGCCTCCCGTTCACGCCTGGCGTCGACTACGCCGGCACCGTCGCCGAAGTTGGACAGGGCGTTGAGGACTTCGCGGTCGGCGACCGGGTCTACGGCACCGGCATCGGGAACGCGGGCTATCAGGGCGCGTACGCCGAGTACGCCACCGTACCGACGGACCGCACGGTCGCGCTGCCCGACGGCGCGGACGCCGTCGAAGCGGGCGCGGCGGGCGTCGCAGCCGTCACGTCGTGGCGCGCGCTCGTCGACCACGCGGCCCTCGACCCCGCCGAGTACGCGCTCGTCCACGGTGGGTCCGGCGGCGTCGGCCACGCTGCCGTCCAGATTGCGGACGCGGTGAGCGCGCGCGTGCTCACGACCGCTCGCCCCGAGTACCACGACGAGGTCGCCGCGCTCGGCGCCGATGCGGTGTTGGGCTACGCCCGCGACGACCTCGAAGACGCCGTTCTATCGGCTTCCGAGGGCGGCGTCGACGTCGTGCTCGACCACCGCCTCGACGACTACCTCCAGTTCGACGCGAACGTCGCCGCGCAGAACGCCCGCGTCATCGGCATCGGCGAGAACAGCCCGGACCCGGGGTTCACCGACGACGGCGCCGCCCGCTCGAAGGACGTCACCTACCAGTTCATGAGCATGTTCAACACGCCCGATCTGCGCGTGCCGCTGCGCGGGGTCGCGCACCTCATGGCAACCGACGAACTCTCCATCGAACTCGCGCGGACGTACGACCTCGACGAGGCCGCCGACGCCCACCGCGACGTGCTCGCGGAGAGCTACTTCGGGAAGCTCGTCGTCACGCCCTGA
- a CDS encoding FAD-dependent oxidoreductase, with the protein MSADESTDATATSDYDVVVVGGGPAGCSTGVFTAREGLDTVIFDRGRSSLGQCAHLENYLGFPAGIDVEAFYDLAHDHAETAGCDVVPDLVESVTRAATDGFVVETQEGRTVHADRVVGATRYGSEYLKPLDDADEMFVTHSHGGEEHEHFDRSYADRDGRTPIEGLYVASPVDEVSEQAITAAGHGALVGRHVAGDARRDEGYWDEVAERVDWLRRERARDDEWGDRERWREYFQNHLPDDHGLSEDKLVALREQEIDDLLDAYVTDDEIDQRKQRAHDAILESLETDRIRAYLDRVDDGAEAQ; encoded by the coding sequence ATGAGTGCCGACGAATCTACTGACGCGACAGCCACGTCCGACTACGACGTCGTCGTCGTCGGCGGCGGGCCGGCGGGCTGCTCGACGGGTGTGTTCACCGCCCGCGAGGGCCTCGACACCGTCATCTTCGACCGCGGGCGCTCGTCGCTCGGGCAGTGTGCGCACTTGGAGAACTACCTCGGGTTCCCCGCGGGCATCGACGTCGAGGCGTTCTACGACCTCGCACACGACCACGCGGAGACGGCGGGCTGTGACGTCGTCCCGGACCTCGTCGAGTCGGTGACCCGGGCGGCCACCGACGGGTTCGTGGTCGAGACGCAGGAGGGACGGACCGTGCACGCGGACCGCGTCGTCGGGGCGACCCGCTACGGGAGCGAGTACCTGAAGCCGCTGGACGACGCCGACGAGATGTTCGTGACCCACTCCCACGGCGGCGAGGAGCACGAACACTTCGACCGGTCGTACGCCGACCGCGACGGCCGCACGCCAATCGAGGGACTGTACGTCGCGTCACCCGTCGACGAGGTGAGCGAGCAGGCGATTACGGCGGCCGGTCACGGCGCGCTCGTCGGCCGGCACGTCGCGGGCGACGCCCGACGAGACGAGGGCTACTGGGACGAGGTCGCCGAGCGCGTCGACTGGCTCCGACGGGAGCGCGCCCGCGACGACGAATGGGGCGACCGGGAGCGCTGGCGCGAGTACTTCCAGAACCACCTGCCCGACGACCACGGGCTGTCGGAGGACAAGCTGGTCGCGTTACGCGAGCAGGAGATCGACGACCTCCTCGACGCGTACGTCACCGACGACGAAATCGACCAGCGGAAGCAACGGGCTCACGACGCGATTCTGGAATCGCTGGAGACGGACCGCATTCGAGCGTATCTCGATCGCGTCGATGACGGCGCGGAGGCACAATGA
- a CDS encoding ABC transporter substrate-binding protein, with protein sequence MDRDSPTRRDVVKYGGSMLTAGLLAGCTGDGTASPSTTDADTSSGPTSQTTTDGSYTVTMEPVGAVEFDSPPETWVPYTADYADMGVALGHGDGLAAIGVKARYATHLYEDLPGVSVDTDGLTELWQNGTGKEIYYELDADVHVTDPNFMVNRLQWSEGDVEEISEGVAPFFGNTIFSRAYGWHDDYQYYSLYEAFEKLAQLFQERARYEAFASLHEKVLADVEQRLPDETPDIALLYPAELPPESFYPYLVGGGTQSKHWNDLGVGDALAEHGVTDAQAGGGAIDFETLLEIDPDALAIRLQGEISESYFEENIRSHLENHDAASQLSAVQNDRVVYGGLTYQGPIVHLFQLEQAAQGLYPEEFGGEQLFDRQRVANIVHGEFQA encoded by the coding sequence ATGGACCGAGATTCGCCCACACGGCGCGACGTGGTGAAGTACGGTGGATCGATGCTCACGGCCGGCCTCCTCGCCGGCTGCACCGGTGACGGCACCGCGTCGCCGAGTACGACCGACGCGGACACCTCATCCGGACCCACCAGCCAGACGACGACCGACGGCTCGTACACCGTCACGATGGAGCCCGTCGGCGCCGTCGAGTTCGACTCGCCCCCGGAGACGTGGGTTCCGTACACTGCGGACTACGCCGACATGGGGGTCGCCCTCGGGCACGGCGACGGCCTCGCCGCCATCGGCGTCAAAGCCCGATATGCCACCCACCTCTACGAGGACTTGCCCGGCGTCTCCGTCGACACGGACGGGCTCACGGAGCTCTGGCAGAACGGCACCGGGAAAGAGATCTACTACGAACTCGACGCCGACGTCCACGTCACCGACCCGAACTTCATGGTCAACCGACTCCAGTGGAGCGAGGGCGACGTCGAGGAAATCAGTGAGGGCGTCGCGCCGTTCTTCGGGAACACCATCTTCTCGCGGGCGTACGGCTGGCACGACGACTACCAGTACTACTCGCTGTACGAGGCCTTCGAGAAGCTCGCGCAGCTGTTCCAGGAGCGCGCCCGCTACGAGGCGTTCGCGAGCCTCCACGAGAAGGTGCTCGCGGATGTCGAACAGCGGCTGCCCGACGAGACGCCCGACATCGCCTTGCTCTACCCCGCGGAACTCCCCCCGGAGTCGTTCTATCCGTACCTCGTCGGCGGCGGCACCCAGTCTAAGCACTGGAACGACCTCGGCGTCGGCGACGCGCTCGCCGAACACGGCGTCACGGACGCCCAAGCCGGCGGCGGCGCCATCGACTTCGAGACGCTGCTGGAGATCGACCCGGACGCGCTCGCAATCAGACTGCAGGGCGAAATCTCGGAGTCGTACTTCGAGGAGAACATCCGCTCGCACTTGGAGAACCACGACGCCGCCAGCCAGCTCTCGGCCGTCCAGAACGACCGCGTCGTCTACGGCGGCCTGACCTACCAGGGGCCGATCGTCCACTTGTTCCAGCTCGAACAGGCCGCCCAGGGGCTCTATCCCGAGGAGTTCGGCGGCGAACAGCTCTTCGACCGCCAGCGCGTCGCGAACATCGTCCACGGGGAGTTCCAGGCATGA
- a CDS encoding HEAT repeat domain-containing protein, whose translation MADPNDLPTTGRLTEYVTTGAHEAFLSGLAQYESAAAEDRKAALRALRALATEQPAAFPPVLLGVVTFLTDEERSIRLTAAKLFVAVADVEPAAVGDVAAPLVDRLADEDEFYYVRARAAEALGYVARSDPDAVDSPAFLAELRVGLSFDEPEVVAKLAKALECVALGRPQRLAHHTAALAAHLDDGDELVRYHLCTAITAVGCERPAALVDCRGALVDRLDDDNRYVRGRAAEAVGLLARVDEPGGPLPEERLASLRDDEASFVAERARFALGNLADHTGDSGVPDAVGTVEGLREGTEPIVEDVTSPDEDRTCSQCGHVLPEHGPPLCPRCGGP comes from the coding sequence ATGGCGGACCCGAACGACTTGCCCACGACGGGCCGGCTGACAGAGTACGTCACGACGGGCGCACACGAGGCGTTTCTGTCGGGGCTGGCACAGTACGAATCGGCGGCGGCCGAGGACCGAAAGGCGGCCCTGCGAGCGCTTCGCGCGCTCGCGACCGAGCAGCCGGCCGCATTCCCGCCGGTGCTTTTGGGGGTCGTCACGTTTCTCACGGACGAGGAGCGCTCGATTCGGTTGACGGCCGCGAAGCTGTTCGTCGCCGTCGCCGACGTGGAGCCGGCGGCGGTCGGGGACGTCGCGGCGCCGCTGGTCGACCGGCTCGCCGACGAGGACGAGTTCTACTACGTCCGCGCTCGTGCGGCGGAGGCGCTCGGCTACGTGGCCCGCAGCGACCCCGACGCCGTCGACTCGCCGGCGTTCCTCGCGGAGCTACGGGTCGGGCTCTCCTTCGACGAGCCGGAGGTCGTGGCGAAGTTGGCGAAGGCCCTGGAATGCGTGGCGCTCGGGCGGCCGCAGCGACTCGCCCACCACACCGCTGCGCTCGCCGCCCACCTCGACGACGGCGACGAACTCGTCCGATACCACCTCTGCACGGCGATCACTGCGGTCGGCTGCGAGCGCCCGGCGGCGCTCGTCGACTGCCGGGGCGCTCTCGTAGACCGTCTCGACGACGACAATCGCTACGTTCGCGGTCGCGCTGCGGAGGCCGTCGGGCTGCTCGCTCGGGTCGACGAACCGGGCGGACCGCTCCCCGAGGAGCGGCTCGCGTCGCTGCGGGACGACGAGGCGTCGTTCGTCGCGGAGCGGGCGCGGTTCGCGCTCGGTAATCTCGCGGACCACACCGGTGACTCCGGGGTCCCCGACGCTGTCGGGACTGTCGAGGGCCTGCGAGAGGGGACCGAACCCATCGTCGAGGATGTCACGTCGCCCGACGAAGACAGGACGTGTTCGCAGTGCGGCCACGTGTTGCCCGAGCATGGCCCCCCGTTGTGTCCGCGATGCGGGGGCCCGTAA
- a CDS encoding redoxin domain-containing protein has protein sequence MVATGDSAPRFEATLGTSDHEDFALADALGDGPVVLAFFPGAFTPPCTNEMVAFQERLGDFEDAGATLLGVSADSPFSQGAFREEHGIEFDLVSDMAGDAIRAYDLEMDIPDLGLYGIANRAVFVLDDDGDVTYAWVADDPTNEPDYDAVLDAVESA, from the coding sequence ATGGTAGCTACTGGCGACTCCGCACCGCGGTTCGAGGCAACACTCGGAACGAGCGACCACGAGGACTTCGCGCTTGCCGACGCGCTCGGCGACGGCCCGGTCGTGTTAGCGTTCTTCCCGGGGGCGTTCACGCCGCCGTGTACGAACGAAATGGTGGCGTTCCAAGAGCGACTCGGCGACTTCGAGGACGCGGGCGCGACCCTCCTCGGCGTGAGCGCGGACTCGCCGTTCTCGCAGGGCGCGTTCCGCGAGGAGCACGGCATCGAGTTCGACCTCGTCAGCGACATGGCCGGCGACGCCATCCGCGCGTACGACCTCGAAATGGACATCCCCGACCTCGGCCTCTACGGCATCGCCAACCGCGCGGTGTTCGTGCTCGACGACGACGGCGACGTGACGTACGCGTGGGTCGCCGACGACCCGACGAACGAACCCGACTACGACGCCGTGCTGGACGCCGTCGAGTCGGCGTAA
- a CDS encoding zinc-dependent alcohol dehydrogenase family protein, translating into MRAAVLREYGEPLAVEEVPDPEPASHGVVVSVEACGICRSDWHSWKGHGEWADDRVDRGQILGHEPAGTVAEVGDDVESVAVGDRVAVPFNLGEGSCPQCRRGHGNVCEDGYALGFEQDAQGAFAERVHVPHAEFNATVVPEAVPMEAVAALGCRYATAFHALAHRADVAGGDWVAIHGCGGLGLAGVQIASALGAAVVAVDVREEPLELAEHVGAAETVRSDRVESVPETIAELTDGGAHVSMDALGRAETCRNSVDCLRTRGTHVQVGLTTDAEEGEVSLPVDEITRWDVSVLGSRGMPPSRYDELLRMISSGSLRPEKLVTERVALGGVSDRLAAMTDYETSGIELVTEF; encoded by the coding sequence ATGCGCGCAGCAGTCCTCCGCGAGTACGGGGAGCCGCTGGCCGTCGAGGAAGTGCCGGACCCGGAGCCGGCGTCCCACGGCGTCGTCGTCTCGGTGGAAGCGTGTGGCATCTGTCGCAGCGACTGGCACTCCTGGAAGGGGCACGGCGAGTGGGCAGACGACCGCGTCGACCGCGGCCAGATTCTCGGCCACGAGCCGGCCGGCACCGTCGCCGAAGTCGGCGACGACGTCGAAAGCGTCGCCGTCGGGGACCGGGTGGCCGTCCCGTTCAACCTCGGGGAGGGGTCGTGCCCGCAGTGCCGTCGTGGCCACGGGAACGTCTGCGAGGACGGCTACGCGCTCGGGTTCGAGCAGGACGCGCAGGGCGCGTTCGCGGAGCGCGTCCACGTCCCGCACGCCGAGTTCAACGCCACTGTCGTCCCCGAGGCCGTGCCGATGGAGGCGGTGGCGGCGCTGGGCTGCCGGTACGCGACGGCGTTCCACGCGCTCGCTCACCGCGCGGACGTCGCGGGCGGCGACTGGGTGGCCATCCACGGCTGCGGCGGCCTCGGACTCGCTGGCGTCCAGATTGCGAGTGCGCTCGGCGCCGCCGTGGTCGCCGTCGACGTGCGCGAGGAACCACTGGAACTCGCCGAGCACGTCGGCGCCGCCGAGACCGTGCGCTCGGACCGCGTGGAGTCGGTCCCCGAGACCATCGCCGAACTGACTGACGGCGGCGCGCACGTCTCGATGGACGCGCTCGGGCGCGCGGAGACCTGCCGGAACAGCGTCGACTGCCTCCGCACGCGCGGCACGCACGTCCAAGTCGGCCTGACGACCGACGCCGAGGAGGGCGAAGTCTCGCTGCCGGTGGACGAAATCACGCGCTGGGACGTCTCCGTCCTCGGCTCCCGCGGGATGCCGCCGTCCCGGTACGACGAACTCCTGCGGATGATTTCCTCGGGGAGCCTCCGGCCCGAGAAACTCGTCACCGAACGCGTCGCCCTCGGAGGCGTCTCCGACCGGCTAGCGGCGATGACCGACTACGAGACCAGCGGCATCGAACTCGTCACCGAGTTCTGA
- a CDS encoding aldo/keto reductase, producing MTDSDDGLGFVQFGDTGLQTSELQFGTWRFGKETEEGNVEIGEKRAKKLLDAYADAGGRYIDTADVYGGGKSEEWIGDWLADRDRERYTIASKVYWQIRDGDPNSRGNNRKNVRDRVDAILDRLDTDYIDVLYIHRWDDQTPTRELMRTLNGLVEAGKVHYIGASTLRPNAWKVAKANELARSEGWEPFTVVQPRYNLVDREIEGDYLEMARSEGLAVCPWSPLGQGFLTGKYDREDGLTGESKASESTRWEEGYLTEENFDLHDVLDEVAAEVDATPAQVALAWLTHRDGVTAPIVGARTVDQLEENLAAADIDLSDEQVDRLTEAKEGPYAGL from the coding sequence ATGACTGACTCCGACGACGGACTCGGGTTCGTGCAGTTCGGCGACACGGGCCTCCAGACCAGCGAGCTGCAGTTCGGGACGTGGCGATTCGGCAAGGAGACCGAGGAGGGTAACGTCGAAATCGGCGAGAAGCGCGCGAAGAAGCTGCTGGACGCGTACGCCGACGCGGGCGGCCGCTACATCGACACCGCGGACGTCTACGGCGGCGGGAAGAGCGAGGAGTGGATCGGTGACTGGCTCGCGGACCGCGACCGCGAGCGCTACACCATCGCCTCGAAGGTCTACTGGCAGATTCGGGACGGCGACCCGAACAGCCGCGGAAACAACCGGAAGAACGTCCGGGACCGCGTGGACGCCATCCTCGACCGCCTCGACACCGACTACATCGACGTGCTGTACATCCACCGCTGGGACGACCAGACGCCGACGCGGGAGCTGATGCGGACGCTGAACGGCCTCGTGGAAGCCGGGAAGGTCCACTACATCGGCGCGTCGACGCTGCGACCGAACGCGTGGAAGGTCGCGAAGGCCAACGAACTCGCGCGCAGCGAGGGCTGGGAGCCGTTCACGGTCGTCCAGCCGCGGTACAACCTCGTGGACCGCGAAATCGAGGGAGACTACCTCGAGATGGCGCGCAGCGAGGGGCTGGCGGTCTGTCCGTGGAGCCCGCTCGGGCAGGGCTTCCTCACCGGGAAGTACGACCGCGAGGACGGCCTCACCGGCGAGTCGAAGGCCAGCGAGTCCACGCGCTGGGAGGAGGGCTACCTCACCGAGGAGAACTTCGACCTCCACGACGTGCTCGACGAGGTGGCTGCCGAAGTGGACGCGACGCCGGCACAGGTCGCGCTCGCGTGGCTGACCCACCGCGACGGCGTCACCGCGCCCATCGTCGGCGCGCGCACCGTCGACCAACTGGAGGAGAACCTCGCGGCCGCCGACATCGACCTCTCGGACGAACAGGTCGACCGGCTCACGGAAGCCAAGGAAGGCCCGTACGCCGGCCTGTAG
- a CDS encoding iron ABC transporter permease, which produces MSNSDPSAAAEQFKSRRAEEGRLAWVQDPALLTLCLASVGIVVLAGLVQVSFGSYTMPVSQAWQAVVDTDVLLDARWLLQFFLGEELMRTVTGFQGELPELATGTLIVWNIRLPRVFVAAFVGMNLAVSGAIFQAVTRNELASPFILGVSSGAGLMILLSLVVFSSLSTILPLVAAFGGMVAFLIVYAIAWKNGTSPVRLVLAGVIISTVFGSLQTAMFFFADDLGVVQTAIQWTTGSLTGVGWAQVRMVLPWTVISMLLAALSSRQMNVLLLGEQTAKSLGVSVERVRFALSSIAVLAAAASIAVAGIVSFVGLIVPHLVRNVVGSNYKKLVVGCLFAGPALMVGADVGARLGMMVITGSNGGQLPVGLVTGLVGGPYFLYLMRKKQELGEI; this is translated from the coding sequence ATGAGCAACTCGGACCCGTCTGCGGCGGCAGAGCAGTTCAAATCACGTCGCGCCGAAGAAGGCCGACTCGCGTGGGTCCAAGACCCGGCGCTGCTCACACTGTGTCTCGCTAGCGTCGGCATCGTCGTGCTCGCGGGACTCGTGCAGGTCAGCTTCGGCTCCTACACGATGCCGGTCAGTCAAGCGTGGCAGGCCGTCGTCGATACCGACGTACTCCTCGACGCGCGGTGGCTGCTCCAGTTCTTCCTCGGGGAGGAGCTGATGCGAACGGTCACTGGGTTCCAGGGGGAGCTGCCGGAGCTAGCGACCGGGACGCTCATCGTCTGGAACATCCGGCTCCCGCGCGTGTTCGTCGCCGCCTTCGTCGGGATGAACCTCGCGGTCTCGGGGGCAATCTTCCAAGCGGTCACGCGCAACGAACTGGCGAGCCCGTTCATCCTCGGGGTCTCCTCGGGCGCGGGTCTGATGATTCTGCTGTCGCTGGTGGTGTTCAGTAGCCTCTCGACGATACTGCCGCTCGTCGCCGCCTTCGGCGGTATGGTGGCGTTCCTCATCGTCTACGCGATCGCGTGGAAGAACGGCACGAGCCCGGTGCGGCTCGTGCTCGCGGGCGTCATCATCTCCACCGTGTTCGGGTCGCTGCAGACGGCGATGTTCTTCTTCGCGGACGACCTCGGCGTCGTCCAGACGGCGATTCAGTGGACGACGGGGTCGCTGACGGGCGTCGGCTGGGCGCAGGTCCGCATGGTGTTGCCGTGGACGGTTATCTCGATGCTCCTCGCGGCGCTCAGCTCGCGCCAGATGAACGTCCTGTTGCTCGGCGAGCAGACGGCGAAGTCCCTCGGCGTCTCCGTCGAGCGCGTGCGGTTCGCGCTGTCCAGCATCGCGGTGCTGGCGGCAGCCGCGAGCATCGCCGTTGCGGGCATCGTGAGCTTCGTCGGCCTCATCGTCCCGCACTTGGTGCGGAACGTCGTCGGGAGCAACTACAAGAAGCTCGTTGTCGGCTGCCTGTTCGCGGGGCCGGCGTTGATGGTCGGCGCCGACGTCGGCGCGCGCCTCGGAATGATGGTGATTACGGGGTCGAACGGCGGCCAGCTCCCGGTCGGCCTCGTGACCGGGCTGGTCGGCGGGCCGTACTTCCTCTACTTGATGCGGAAGAAACAGGAGCTAGGTGAAATCTGA